One window of the Vigna radiata var. radiata cultivar VC1973A chromosome 1, Vradiata_ver6, whole genome shotgun sequence genome contains the following:
- the LOC106770121 gene encoding sister chromatid cohesion protein SCC2 isoform X3, with protein MSFPVTSGAGVAAAFSGSRGIGLSNTVHSELAACLPLPSLPVFCGASDQDLRLVDSPARLNRVDVLAQSGKIAELLRHTDVSYLNLRDEAKGVPYIYVEPLELHDEVLRCNPEAFEYSTAGPVKEQISGSAVPEKRQSESSFSVPSQTQKDYNATHSRQLDNFSTNDISALSSKKSKVKKKGGDGISIAPDSAELQGAHIQRFCDLLEDLCSKSELNSDDRDEAEWLSLPLSDLRLLVNEITSIREKKLLHLVPIEVLVRLLKVLDHQIHRAEGLSIEECDNSSDSELVSSVFIALESIHAALAVMAHSDMPKQLYKEEIIERILEFSRRQIMDVMCACDPSYRALHRPGENTGFEVDDYEENDAEFGSASKKRRTNKTLKLKKSATSRVSTAVNTILQKLCTVLGLLKDLLLIERLSDSCILQLVKTSITTFLVDNIQLLQLKAISLLSAIFYLYVQHRIYVIDEMVQLLWKLPYSKRALRSYHVREEEPRQIQMVTALLIQLIHCSANLPDALRKASNGNSVLEASVDASTPIKSHEAVTEACCLFWSRVLQRFASVKTQDASELKSIIENLVTDLLTTLNLPEYPASATILEVLCVLLLQNAGPKSKDVSARTMAIDILGTIAARLKRDALVCSQEKLWILQDFLSPDAHAEHQSKDICCVCLGGRVENLFTCHGCQRLFHADCLGIKEHEISSRNWSCQTCICHKQLLVLQSCCNSQHKNNVKKNSKASKDSEVSTQDIVQQLLLNYLQDVTSPDDLHLFICWFYLCLWYKDDSNFQQKSIYYIARMKSKIIVRDSGAVSSMLTRDSIKKITLALGQNSSFCRGFDKILHTLLASLRENSPVIRAKALKAVSIIVEADPEVLGDNRVQSAVEGRFCDSAISVREAALELVGRHIASHPDVGFKYFEKIAERIKDTGVSVRKRAIKIIRDMCTSDANFSGFTRACTEIITRVSDDEASIQDLVCKTFSEFWFEEPHAPQTHSFGDGSTVPLEIVKKTEQIVQMLRGMPNNQLLVTVIKRNLALDFLPQSAKATGISPVSLATVRKRCELMCKCLLEKMLQVEEMNSDEVEVRALPYVLLLHAFCLVDPTLCAPASNPSQFVVTLQPYLKTQVDNRMVAQLLESILFIIDSVLPMLGKLPPIIVGELEQDLKQMIVRHSFLTVVHACIKCLCSASKMSGKGAVVVEQLVQFFFRCLDTQAVDNKQKVGRSLFCLGLLIRYGNRLLANSGNKLVDFGSSVRLFIKHLSAEDFVVKVRSLQALGFVLIARPEYMLESYVGKILEETLSSAADTRLKIQGLQNMYEYLLDAESQMGTDKDDDNVAGYTVGAGQSVPVAAGAGDTNICGGIVQLYWDNILGRCLDFNEQVRQSALKADCLSAIALQLLLKLKRHLKIMYSLDDARCQAYSPTEQPKPGEVISRQNIAFSLGESQFSLPTTPQELVPRYQEFKHALREDTVDYSHYTANIKRKRPTTTPRKVQARKAVHVSSGNYNEEDDEDYGGGSSMRNITFGGSRRSSLRSSRQY; from the exons ATGAGCTTCCCAGTCACTTCCGGCGCCGGCGTCGCCGCGGCCTTCTCCGGCTCTCGAGGCATCGGCCTTTCCAACACCGTCCACTCCGAGCTCGCCGCCTGCCTCCCGCTGCCGTCGCTCCCGGTTTTCTGCGGCGCCTCCGACCAGGACCTCCGCCTCGTTGACTCGCCGGCGCGGCTCAACCGCGTAGACGTGCTCGCGCAGTCCGGCAAGATCGCCGAGCTGCTTCGCCACACCGATGTGTCGTACTT GAATTTAAGAGATGAAGCCAAAGGTGTTCCTTATATATATGTTGAGCCTTTAGAACTCCATGATGAAGTTCTCAGGTGCAATCCTGAAGCATTTGAATACAGCACTGCAG GTCCTGTTAAGGAGCAGATCTCTGGCAGTGCAGTACCTGAAAAGAGGCAATCTGAATCAAGTTTTTCTGTCCCAAGTCAGACTCAGAAAGACTATAATGCAACACATAGTCGCCAGCTTGATAATTTTTCCACAaat GATATTTCCGCGTTGTCTTCTAAAAAATcgaaagtaaaaaagaaaggtGGCGATGGAATATCTATAGCACCTGATTCTGCTGAGCTTCAAG GTGCCCACATTCAAAGGTTTTGTGATCTTTTGGAGGATTTATGCAGCAAATCTGAACTAAATAGTGATGACAGAGATGAAGCAGAGTGGTTGTCACTGCCTCTTTCTGATCTTAGATTACTTGTCAATGAAATAACATCTATTCGTGAAAAGAAACTTCTGCATTTGGTTCCCATAGAAGTCCTTGTTAGACTATTAAAAGTTCTAGATCACCAGATACATAGAGCAGAGGGCCTGTCAATTGAGGAATGTGATAATAGT TCAGATTCAGAATTAGTTTCATCTGTTTTTATTGCATTGGAGTCCATTCATGCTGCATTAGCAGTGATGGCTCATTCTGATATGCCAAAGCAACTTTATAAAGAAGag ATAATCGAGAGAATTCTGGAGTTTTCTAGGCGTCAGATAATGGATGTTATGTGTGCATGTGACCCATCGTATCGCGCCTTGCATAGACCTGGTGAAAACACTGGATTTGAAG tAGATGATTATGAAGAAAATGATGCTGAATTTGGTTCAGCCAGCAAGAAACGACGCACTAACAAGACTTTGAAGTTGAAGAAATCGGCAACAAGCAG GGTCTCTACTGCTGTGAATACTATCCTTCAGAAATTATGCACTGTTCTTGGGCTACTCAAAGATTTATTGTTAATAGAGAGGTTATCAGATAGTTGCATTCTACAACTTGTAAAAACAAGTATTACAACATTTTTGGTTGATAATATCCAGCTTTTGCAACTGAAGGCAATCAGTTTACTCAGTGCG ATATTCTATTTGTATGTACAGCATCGCATTTATGTGATAGATGAAATGGTTCAGCTTCTATGGAAATTACCTTATTCGAAACGAGCTTTAAGGTCTTATCATGTTCGTGAGGAAGAGCCAAGGCAGATCCAAATGGTTACTGCTTTGCTGATTCAGTTGATTCATTGTAGTGCTAACCTGCCTGATGCTTTAAGAAAAGCATCCAATGGTAATTCTGTATTAGAAGCCTCTGTTGATGCTAGTACTCCAATTAAATCCCACGAGGCAGTTACAGAAGCCTGCTGTCTGTTTTGGAGTCGTGTACTTCAACGCTTTGCAAGTGTAAAGACTCAGGATGCTTCTGAGTTGAAATCCATAATAGAGAATCTTGTTACAGATTTACTGACGACTCTAAATTTACCTGAATATCCTGCTTCAGCTACTATTCTCGAG GTTCTCTGTGTTCTGCTACTTCAGAATGCTGGGCCAAAATCTAAGGATGTCTCTGCACGTACCATGGCAATTGATATTCTTGGTACAATTGCTGCAAGGTTGAAGCGTGATGCTTTGGTTTGTAGCCAGGAGAAGTTATGGATACTTCAGGATTTCCTTAGTCCTGATGCTCATGCTGAGCATCAATCAAAAGATATATGTTGTGTCTGTTTAGGGGGAAGGGTTGAAAACCTGTTTACATGTCATGGTTGCCAGAGGCTTTTTCATGCTGATTGCCTGGGCATTAAAGAACATGAAATTTCCAGCCGAAACTGGTCCTGCCAGACATGCATCTGTCATAAGCAACTACTTGTATTACAATCATGTTGCAATTCACAGCACAAGAATAATGtgaaaaagaattcaaaagCGTCAAAGGATTCTGAAGTTTCTACGCAGGACATTGTTCAACAGTTACTTTTGAATTACCTACAAGATGTCACCTCTCCTGATGATCTGCATCTTTTCATTTGCTG GTTTTATCTCTGCCTGTGGTACAAAGATGATTCCAATTTTCAGCAGAAGTCCATTTATTACATTGCAAGAATGAAATCAAAAATCATAGTACGGGATTCTGGCGCTGTATCTTCTATGCTGACAAGGGATTCAATCAAGAAGATTACTTTAGCTTTGGGCCAAAACAGTTCATTTTGCCGAGGGTTTGATAAAATTCTTCACACGCTTCTG GCAAGCTTGAGGGAGAACTCTCCAGTTATTAGGGCTAAGGCTTTAAAAGCA GTTAGCATCATTGTAGAGGCTGATCCAGAGGTATTGGGAGATAACCGTGTGCAGTCTGCTGTTGAGGGAAGGTTCTGTGATTCTGCAATATCTGTTAGAGAAGCAGCATTGGAACTTGTTGGTAGGCATATTGCTTCACATCCTGATGTGGGTTTTAAG TATTTTGAGAAGATTGCTGAGAGAATAAAAGATACTGGTGTAAGTGTTCGAAAACGAGCTATAAAAATCATTAGAGATATGTGCACTTCAGATGCTAACTTCTCTGGATTTACAAGAGCTTGCACAGAGATAATTACACGTGTTAGTGATGATGAAGCTAGCATCCag GACCTTGTTTGCAAAACTTTCAGTGAATTCTGGTTTGAGGAGCCTCATGCTCCACAAACTCATAGCTTTGGGGATGGTAGTACTGTTCCACTTGAGATAGTTAAGAAAACAGAGCAAATTGTTCAAATGTTAAGAGGAATGCCCAATAATCAACTTCTTGTAACTGTAATAAAGCGCAATTTGGCACTTGATTTTTTGCCTCAGTCTGCAAAAGCCACGGGGATCAGTCCGGTGTCTCTTGCTACAGTACGTAAGCGGTGTGAGTTAATGTGCAAATGCTTGCTGGAGAAGATGTTGCAG GTTGAGGAAATGAACAGTGATGAAGTTGAAGTGCGTGCACTTCCATATGTGTTGCTTCTGCATGCATTTTGTCTTGTGGACCCTACTCTCTGTGCACCAGCTTCAAACCCTTCCCAATTTGTTGTTACATTGCAACCATATCTGAAGACTCAG GTTGACAATCGTATGGTTGCGCAGCTGCTTGAGAGTATACTATTCATAATTGATTCTGTGCTGCCCATGCTTGGGAAGTTGCCTCCAATTATTGTTGGGGAACTTGAGCAAGATTTAAAACAAATGATTGTCCGGCATTCTTTCTTGACGGTCGTCCATGCCTGTATCAA GTGCCTCTGCTCTGCGAGTAAAATGTCTGGAAAGGGGGCTGTTGTAGTTGAACAACTTGTTCAGTTCTTCTTCAGATGTTTGGATACTCAGGCTGTTGATAACAAACAG AAAGTTGGACGATCTCTCTTTTGTCTTGGGTTACTGATCCGTTATGGTAATCGATTGTTAGCAAACTCTGGTAATAAACTTGTTGATTTTGGAAGCAGTGTCAGACTGTTTATTAAGCATCTGTCTGCAGAGGATTTTGTTGTCAAAGTTAGATCTTTGCAG GCACTTGGGTTTGTTTTAATTGCTAGGCCAGAATATATGTTGGAAAGTTATGTTGGAAAAATACTGGAGGAAACATTATCCTCTGCTGCTGATACTCGCCTTAAG ATTCAAGGATTACAAAACATGTACGAGTATCTTCTGGATGCTGAAAGCCAAATGGGAACTGATAAAGATGATGATAACGTTGCTGGTTACACAGTAGGAGCTGGACAGAGTGTACCTGTTGCTGCTGGTGCAGGTGATACAAACATATGTGGGGGTATAGTTCAGTTATATTGGGATAATATTTTGGGCAGATGTTTGGATTTCAATGAACAAGTTCGTCAATCAGCCCTGAAG GCCGACTGTTTATCAGCAATTGCATTGCAGCTTCTTTTAAAGCTTAAGAGACACCTAAAAATCATGTATAGTCTCGACGATGCCCGTTGTCAG GCATATTCTCCTACTGAACAACCAAAACCTGGAGAGGTTATCTCCAGACAGAATATAGCCTTTAGTTTAGGTGAATCCCAATTCAGTTTGCCTACGACTCCGCAAGAATTAGTACCGAGATATCAG GAATTTAAGCATGCTTTGAGAGAAGACACTGTTGATTATTCACACTACACTGCAAATATAAAACGTAAGAGACCTACAACTACTCCAAGGAAAGTTCAAGCTCGGAAAGCTGTACATGTGTCAAGTGGGAACTACaatgaggaagatgatgaagattATGGCGGTGGAAGTTCGATGCGCAATATAACATTTGGCGGCAGCCGCAGGAGTAGCCTTAGAAGCTCTAGGCAATATTGA
- the LOC106770121 gene encoding sister chromatid cohesion protein SCC2 isoform X1, whose protein sequence is MSFPVTSGAGVAAAFSGSRGIGLSNTVHSELAACLPLPSLPVFCGASDQDLRLVDSPARLNRVDVLAQSGKIAELLRHTDVSYLNLRDEAKGVPYIYVEPLELHDEVLRCNPEAFEYSTAGPVKEQISGSAVPEKRQSESSFSVPSQTQKDYNATHSRQLDNFSTNDISALSSKKSKVKKKGGDGISIAPDSAELQGAHIQRFCDLLEDLCSKSELNSDDRDEAEWLSLPLSDLRLLVNEITSIREKKLLHLVPIEVLVRLLKVLDHQIHRAEGLSIEECDNSSDSELVSSVFIALESIHAALAVMAHSDMPKQLYKEEIIERILEFSRRQIMDVMCACDPSYRALHRPGENTGFEVDDYEENDAEFGSASKKRRTNKTLKLKKSATSRVSTAVNTILQKLCTVLGLLKDLLLIERLSDSCILQLVKTSITTFLVDNIQLLQLKAISLLSAIFYLYVQHRIYVIDEMVQLLWKLPYSKRALRSYHVREEEPRQIQMVTALLIQLIHCSANLPDALRKASNGNSVLEASVDASTPIKSHEAVTEACCLFWSRVLQRFASVKTQDASELKSIIENLVTDLLTTLNLPEYPASATILEVLCVLLLQNAGPKSKDVSARTMAIDILGTIAARLKRDALVCSQEKLWILQDFLSPDAHAEHQSKDICCVCLGGRVENLFTCHGCQRLFHADCLGIKEHEISSRNWSCQTCICHKQLLVLQSCCNSQHKNNVKKNSKASKDSEVSTQDIVQQLLLNYLQDVTSPDDLHLFICWFYLCLWYKDDSNFQQKSIYYIARMKSKIIVRDSGAVSSMLTRDSIKKITLALGQNSSFCRGFDKILHTLLASLRENSPVIRAKALKAVSIIVEADPEVLGDNRVQSAVEGRFCDSAISVREAALELVGRHIASHPDVGFKYFEKIAERIKDTGVSVRKRAIKIIRDMCTSDANFSGFTRACTEIITRVSDDEASIQDLVCKTFSEFWFEEPHAPQTHSFGDGSTVPLEIVKKTEQIVQMLRGMPNNQLLVTVIKRNLALDFLPQSAKATGISPVSLATVRKRCELMCKCLLEKMLQVEEMNSDEVEVRALPYVLLLHAFCLVDPTLCAPASNPSQFVVTLQPYLKTQVDNRMVAQLLESILFIIDSVLPMLGKLPPIIVGELEQDLKQMIVRHSFLTVVHACIKCLCSASKMSGKGAVVVEQLVQFFFRCLDTQAVDNKQKVGRSLFCLGLLIRYGNRLLANSGNKLVDFGSSVRLFIKHLSAEDFVVKVRSLQALGFVLIARPEYMLESYVGKILEETLSSAADTRLKIQGLQNMYEYLLDAESQMGTDKDDDNVAGYTVGAGQSVPVAAGAGDTNICGGIVQLYWDNILGRCLDFNEQVRQSALKIVEIVLRQGLVHPITCVPYLIALETDPLESNSKLAHHLLMNMNEKYPAFFESRLGDGLQMSFMFMQSICGGSENVDTKIQSKMPISGKGKPEAGLLAQAKLGVSRIYKLIRGNRVSRNKFLSSIVRKFDNPRWNKLVIAFLTYCTEVLALLPFISPDEPLYLIYAINRIVQVRAGLLEANFKAWTSSISNHGTPYGNGMHQQAPEESTVTIQAMSVDLNGSIQQNIYAHLNSNDLRSLDLNGSNHQQVDYSHTGSPETKPHAAGYTDFNFSKDDLEKVQADCLSAIALQLLLKLKRHLKIMYSLDDARCQAYSPTEQPKPGEVISRQNIAFSLGESQFSLPTTPQELVPRYQEFKHALREDTVDYSHYTANIKRKRPTTTPRKVQARKAVHVSSGNYNEEDDEDYGGGSSMRNITFGGSRRSSLRSSRQY, encoded by the exons ATGAGCTTCCCAGTCACTTCCGGCGCCGGCGTCGCCGCGGCCTTCTCCGGCTCTCGAGGCATCGGCCTTTCCAACACCGTCCACTCCGAGCTCGCCGCCTGCCTCCCGCTGCCGTCGCTCCCGGTTTTCTGCGGCGCCTCCGACCAGGACCTCCGCCTCGTTGACTCGCCGGCGCGGCTCAACCGCGTAGACGTGCTCGCGCAGTCCGGCAAGATCGCCGAGCTGCTTCGCCACACCGATGTGTCGTACTT GAATTTAAGAGATGAAGCCAAAGGTGTTCCTTATATATATGTTGAGCCTTTAGAACTCCATGATGAAGTTCTCAGGTGCAATCCTGAAGCATTTGAATACAGCACTGCAG GTCCTGTTAAGGAGCAGATCTCTGGCAGTGCAGTACCTGAAAAGAGGCAATCTGAATCAAGTTTTTCTGTCCCAAGTCAGACTCAGAAAGACTATAATGCAACACATAGTCGCCAGCTTGATAATTTTTCCACAaat GATATTTCCGCGTTGTCTTCTAAAAAATcgaaagtaaaaaagaaaggtGGCGATGGAATATCTATAGCACCTGATTCTGCTGAGCTTCAAG GTGCCCACATTCAAAGGTTTTGTGATCTTTTGGAGGATTTATGCAGCAAATCTGAACTAAATAGTGATGACAGAGATGAAGCAGAGTGGTTGTCACTGCCTCTTTCTGATCTTAGATTACTTGTCAATGAAATAACATCTATTCGTGAAAAGAAACTTCTGCATTTGGTTCCCATAGAAGTCCTTGTTAGACTATTAAAAGTTCTAGATCACCAGATACATAGAGCAGAGGGCCTGTCAATTGAGGAATGTGATAATAGT TCAGATTCAGAATTAGTTTCATCTGTTTTTATTGCATTGGAGTCCATTCATGCTGCATTAGCAGTGATGGCTCATTCTGATATGCCAAAGCAACTTTATAAAGAAGag ATAATCGAGAGAATTCTGGAGTTTTCTAGGCGTCAGATAATGGATGTTATGTGTGCATGTGACCCATCGTATCGCGCCTTGCATAGACCTGGTGAAAACACTGGATTTGAAG tAGATGATTATGAAGAAAATGATGCTGAATTTGGTTCAGCCAGCAAGAAACGACGCACTAACAAGACTTTGAAGTTGAAGAAATCGGCAACAAGCAG GGTCTCTACTGCTGTGAATACTATCCTTCAGAAATTATGCACTGTTCTTGGGCTACTCAAAGATTTATTGTTAATAGAGAGGTTATCAGATAGTTGCATTCTACAACTTGTAAAAACAAGTATTACAACATTTTTGGTTGATAATATCCAGCTTTTGCAACTGAAGGCAATCAGTTTACTCAGTGCG ATATTCTATTTGTATGTACAGCATCGCATTTATGTGATAGATGAAATGGTTCAGCTTCTATGGAAATTACCTTATTCGAAACGAGCTTTAAGGTCTTATCATGTTCGTGAGGAAGAGCCAAGGCAGATCCAAATGGTTACTGCTTTGCTGATTCAGTTGATTCATTGTAGTGCTAACCTGCCTGATGCTTTAAGAAAAGCATCCAATGGTAATTCTGTATTAGAAGCCTCTGTTGATGCTAGTACTCCAATTAAATCCCACGAGGCAGTTACAGAAGCCTGCTGTCTGTTTTGGAGTCGTGTACTTCAACGCTTTGCAAGTGTAAAGACTCAGGATGCTTCTGAGTTGAAATCCATAATAGAGAATCTTGTTACAGATTTACTGACGACTCTAAATTTACCTGAATATCCTGCTTCAGCTACTATTCTCGAG GTTCTCTGTGTTCTGCTACTTCAGAATGCTGGGCCAAAATCTAAGGATGTCTCTGCACGTACCATGGCAATTGATATTCTTGGTACAATTGCTGCAAGGTTGAAGCGTGATGCTTTGGTTTGTAGCCAGGAGAAGTTATGGATACTTCAGGATTTCCTTAGTCCTGATGCTCATGCTGAGCATCAATCAAAAGATATATGTTGTGTCTGTTTAGGGGGAAGGGTTGAAAACCTGTTTACATGTCATGGTTGCCAGAGGCTTTTTCATGCTGATTGCCTGGGCATTAAAGAACATGAAATTTCCAGCCGAAACTGGTCCTGCCAGACATGCATCTGTCATAAGCAACTACTTGTATTACAATCATGTTGCAATTCACAGCACAAGAATAATGtgaaaaagaattcaaaagCGTCAAAGGATTCTGAAGTTTCTACGCAGGACATTGTTCAACAGTTACTTTTGAATTACCTACAAGATGTCACCTCTCCTGATGATCTGCATCTTTTCATTTGCTG GTTTTATCTCTGCCTGTGGTACAAAGATGATTCCAATTTTCAGCAGAAGTCCATTTATTACATTGCAAGAATGAAATCAAAAATCATAGTACGGGATTCTGGCGCTGTATCTTCTATGCTGACAAGGGATTCAATCAAGAAGATTACTTTAGCTTTGGGCCAAAACAGTTCATTTTGCCGAGGGTTTGATAAAATTCTTCACACGCTTCTG GCAAGCTTGAGGGAGAACTCTCCAGTTATTAGGGCTAAGGCTTTAAAAGCA GTTAGCATCATTGTAGAGGCTGATCCAGAGGTATTGGGAGATAACCGTGTGCAGTCTGCTGTTGAGGGAAGGTTCTGTGATTCTGCAATATCTGTTAGAGAAGCAGCATTGGAACTTGTTGGTAGGCATATTGCTTCACATCCTGATGTGGGTTTTAAG TATTTTGAGAAGATTGCTGAGAGAATAAAAGATACTGGTGTAAGTGTTCGAAAACGAGCTATAAAAATCATTAGAGATATGTGCACTTCAGATGCTAACTTCTCTGGATTTACAAGAGCTTGCACAGAGATAATTACACGTGTTAGTGATGATGAAGCTAGCATCCag GACCTTGTTTGCAAAACTTTCAGTGAATTCTGGTTTGAGGAGCCTCATGCTCCACAAACTCATAGCTTTGGGGATGGTAGTACTGTTCCACTTGAGATAGTTAAGAAAACAGAGCAAATTGTTCAAATGTTAAGAGGAATGCCCAATAATCAACTTCTTGTAACTGTAATAAAGCGCAATTTGGCACTTGATTTTTTGCCTCAGTCTGCAAAAGCCACGGGGATCAGTCCGGTGTCTCTTGCTACAGTACGTAAGCGGTGTGAGTTAATGTGCAAATGCTTGCTGGAGAAGATGTTGCAG GTTGAGGAAATGAACAGTGATGAAGTTGAAGTGCGTGCACTTCCATATGTGTTGCTTCTGCATGCATTTTGTCTTGTGGACCCTACTCTCTGTGCACCAGCTTCAAACCCTTCCCAATTTGTTGTTACATTGCAACCATATCTGAAGACTCAG GTTGACAATCGTATGGTTGCGCAGCTGCTTGAGAGTATACTATTCATAATTGATTCTGTGCTGCCCATGCTTGGGAAGTTGCCTCCAATTATTGTTGGGGAACTTGAGCAAGATTTAAAACAAATGATTGTCCGGCATTCTTTCTTGACGGTCGTCCATGCCTGTATCAA GTGCCTCTGCTCTGCGAGTAAAATGTCTGGAAAGGGGGCTGTTGTAGTTGAACAACTTGTTCAGTTCTTCTTCAGATGTTTGGATACTCAGGCTGTTGATAACAAACAG AAAGTTGGACGATCTCTCTTTTGTCTTGGGTTACTGATCCGTTATGGTAATCGATTGTTAGCAAACTCTGGTAATAAACTTGTTGATTTTGGAAGCAGTGTCAGACTGTTTATTAAGCATCTGTCTGCAGAGGATTTTGTTGTCAAAGTTAGATCTTTGCAG GCACTTGGGTTTGTTTTAATTGCTAGGCCAGAATATATGTTGGAAAGTTATGTTGGAAAAATACTGGAGGAAACATTATCCTCTGCTGCTGATACTCGCCTTAAG ATTCAAGGATTACAAAACATGTACGAGTATCTTCTGGATGCTGAAAGCCAAATGGGAACTGATAAAGATGATGATAACGTTGCTGGTTACACAGTAGGAGCTGGACAGAGTGTACCTGTTGCTGCTGGTGCAGGTGATACAAACATATGTGGGGGTATAGTTCAGTTATATTGGGATAATATTTTGGGCAGATGTTTGGATTTCAATGAACAAGTTCGTCAATCAGCCCTGAAG ATTGTTGAAATTGTGCTGCGTCAAGGTCTTGTTCATCCAATCACCTGTGTTCCGTACCTAATAGCACTTGAAACAGATCCTCTGGAGTCAAATTCAAAGTTGGCTCATCATCTCCTGATGAACATGAATGAAAA GTATCCTGCATTTTTTGAAAGCCGCTTGGGTGATGGACTTCAAATGTCATTTATGTTTATGCAATCTATCTGTGGTGGTTCTGAAAATGTTGACACTAAGATCCAATCTAAGATGCCTATTTCTGGAAAAGGGAAGCCTGAGGCTGGGCTGCTTGCTCAAGCTAAACTTGGGGTTTCTCGAATATACAAGCTCATCCGAGGGAACCGGGTTTCAAGGAACAAATTTTTGTCCTCAATTGTGAGGAAATTTGATAATCCAAGATGGAATAAATTAGTAATTGCTTTTTTAAC ATACTGCACGGAAGTCCTAGCATTGCTGCCATTCATTTCACCCGATGAACCCCTTTATTTAATCTATGCCATCAATCGAATAGTTCAAGTGAGGGCCGGACTGCTAGAAGCGAATTTTAAAGCCTGGACTTCAAGCATTTCAAATCACGGTACACCTTATGGAAATGGAATGCATCAACAGGCGCCAGAGGAGTCTACTGTTACAATCCAAGCAATGTCAGTGGATTTGAATGGAtcaattcaacaaaatatatatgctCATCTCAATTCCAACGACTTGAGATCCCTGGATTTGAATGGATCTAATCACCAGCAGGTAGATTATTCTCATACGGGTAGCCCTGAAACAAAGCCGCATGCTGCGGGTTACACAGATTTTAACTTCTCAAAAGATGATCTAGAGAAAGTTCAG GCCGACTGTTTATCAGCAATTGCATTGCAGCTTCTTTTAAAGCTTAAGAGACACCTAAAAATCATGTATAGTCTCGACGATGCCCGTTGTCAG GCATATTCTCCTACTGAACAACCAAAACCTGGAGAGGTTATCTCCAGACAGAATATAGCCTTTAGTTTAGGTGAATCCCAATTCAGTTTGCCTACGACTCCGCAAGAATTAGTACCGAGATATCAG GAATTTAAGCATGCTTTGAGAGAAGACACTGTTGATTATTCACACTACACTGCAAATATAAAACGTAAGAGACCTACAACTACTCCAAGGAAAGTTCAAGCTCGGAAAGCTGTACATGTGTCAAGTGGGAACTACaatgaggaagatgatgaagattATGGCGGTGGAAGTTCGATGCGCAATATAACATTTGGCGGCAGCCGCAGGAGTAGCCTTAGAAGCTCTAGGCAATATTGA